One stretch of Bacteroidota bacterium DNA includes these proteins:
- a CDS encoding T9SS type A sorting domain-containing protein, producing MKKFTLALFLIALNLTAALWARAEGIQPASQLAATATPGPITGPSAVCVNQTGVAYAVAALPGSVTYDWTLPSGASIVSGAGTASIVVDFGSDFGDICVTADDGSGASSPSCITTIAAAGRPNSPDSIVGPVYSVCPGQVVTYSVLTPDPNAASYDWIVPPTMTILSGQGTATITVEAGPAFSWGYLRVSASNCRGTTGQKVITVFNAPTKPGAISGPPTGACPNGTYTYSIQAVPGATSYTWFAPAGCVIASPVTSGNPLTTSVTSVDITFPAGFVNGSIYVQSNSGCNSSERRELKIRSVPVKPGGIRGPLFGVCDMTSVMYYVDSVPGAESYTWTFTPGTYTTINGNGNDTIYVDFATGFTQATLCVTANNSCGSSVARCGVVFARPQTPRFIDGPTGACNSNPATSIAYYEVQPMFGANGYDWSVPPGANITLGQGTTRITVDFLGASTGNVSVRAFNDCGISPARTLEVIVNPCRTAGSESNTEFLELIAFPNPAKNSIQIAFQSTVAQDYGLKVVDITGRDVMSLNRSSSIGSNRELLDLTGMSPGIYLICLNSAGSQEKIRVIVE from the coding sequence ATGAAGAAATTTACCCTGGCGTTATTTCTGATAGCGCTTAATCTGACAGCAGCGTTGTGGGCGCGTGCCGAAGGCATTCAACCCGCATCGCAACTTGCTGCGACTGCGACACCCGGACCGATCACAGGTCCGTCAGCGGTTTGCGTCAACCAAACCGGTGTAGCGTATGCCGTAGCGGCATTACCCGGAAGCGTTACCTACGACTGGACACTACCCAGTGGTGCATCCATCGTCTCTGGTGCCGGTACAGCATCAATCGTCGTTGATTTCGGAAGCGATTTCGGCGACATCTGCGTTACGGCCGATGACGGAAGCGGAGCCAGTAGCCCGTCCTGCATCACCACCATCGCAGCTGCCGGACGACCGAATTCTCCGGATTCGATCGTGGGCCCTGTTTACAGCGTATGTCCCGGTCAAGTCGTGACGTATTCCGTCCTGACTCCTGATCCCAATGCTGCTTCGTACGACTGGATCGTTCCACCGACCATGACCATCCTCAGCGGGCAAGGAACTGCTACCATCACGGTAGAAGCGGGTCCCGCTTTCAGCTGGGGGTACTTGCGTGTCTCGGCGAGCAACTGTCGTGGAACCACCGGACAAAAAGTGATCACCGTATTCAATGCACCGACCAAACCAGGCGCTATTTCCGGCCCGCCGACCGGCGCCTGTCCGAACGGTACCTATACGTATTCGATCCAGGCGGTCCCCGGCGCAACCTCGTACACCTGGTTCGCACCGGCAGGTTGTGTCATTGCCTCCCCGGTGACGAGCGGTAACCCGTTGACTACCTCTGTCACCTCCGTGGATATTACTTTCCCGGCAGGTTTTGTGAACGGCTCGATCTACGTGCAATCGAACAGCGGTTGTAACTCTTCCGAGCGACGCGAACTGAAGATCCGTTCTGTACCGGTCAAGCCGGGTGGAATCCGTGGTCCACTCTTTGGCGTCTGTGATATGACGAGCGTAATGTACTATGTCGATTCTGTGCCGGGCGCGGAGTCGTACACCTGGACGTTTACCCCCGGAACTTACACGACGATCAATGGAAACGGGAACGATACCATCTACGTGGATTTCGCTACCGGCTTCACCCAAGCCACGCTCTGCGTGACGGCGAACAATTCCTGTGGTAGTTCAGTGGCTCGTTGTGGAGTGGTATTCGCGCGTCCGCAAACGCCTCGCTTCATCGATGGACCGACCGGCGCATGCAATTCCAATCCGGCGACCAGCATTGCATATTACGAGGTACAACCGATGTTCGGCGCGAACGGATATGACTGGAGTGTACCGCCGGGTGCCAACATCACACTCGGACAAGGAACTACGCGCATTACCGTAGACTTTTTGGGTGCTTCGACCGGAAATGTAAGTGTGCGCGCATTCAACGACTGTGGCATCAGCCCGGCCCGCACGCTGGAAGTGATCGTCAATCCTTGCCGTACTGCTGGTTCTGAGAGCAATACCGAATTCCTGGAGCTGATCGCGTTCCCGAATCCGGCGAAGAATTCCATACAGATCGCCTTCCAATCTACCGTTGCTCAGGATTACGGTTTGAAAGTGGTCGACATCACCGGCCGCGACGTCATGTCGCTGAATCGTTCAAGCTCAATCGGTTCAAACCGTGAACTGTTGGATCTGACCGGCATGAGCCCTGGTATCTACCTCATCTGCCTCAATTCGGCAGGATCGCAGGAGAAAATCCGGGTAATTGTAGAGTAA
- a CDS encoding Gldg family protein: MILVSVNIIGNFLFFRIDLTAEKRYSISDASRELAGSLNDVVYFKVYLDGELPPGFRRLRNATRELLDEFRIYAGGNIEYEFVDPSAEPEEKKRLELYKQLARKGLLPTNLEEREKGGSSQKIIFPGAIASFGGEEIPVQLLKSRLGSSPEEMLNTSVENLEYEIAGVLRRFTRTGGAPRIGFLRGHGELDNKHISDAARALNEYYNVDTVFIGGRLDALKDHRLLIIAKPTLSFDEKDKFVIDQFIMRGGRVLWLIDRMQAEMDSLGQTGTTVAIPYELNLDDQLFRYGARVNTDLVMDLQAAPIPVVTG, encoded by the coding sequence GTGATCCTGGTCTCGGTCAACATCATCGGCAACTTTCTCTTTTTCCGGATCGATCTGACCGCTGAAAAGCGATACAGCATCAGCGATGCTTCACGCGAACTGGCCGGCTCGCTGAATGATGTGGTTTATTTCAAGGTCTACCTCGATGGCGAACTACCACCGGGATTCCGGCGGCTTCGAAATGCTACCCGGGAATTACTCGATGAATTCAGGATCTACGCGGGCGGCAATATCGAATATGAGTTCGTCGACCCCTCCGCCGAACCGGAGGAAAAGAAACGGCTGGAACTCTACAAGCAATTAGCCAGGAAAGGTCTGCTCCCAACCAATTTAGAGGAACGTGAAAAAGGCGGGAGTAGTCAGAAGATCATTTTCCCCGGCGCGATCGCTTCCTTCGGTGGGGAGGAAATTCCCGTTCAATTGCTGAAGAGCCGGCTTGGCAGCTCGCCAGAAGAGATGTTGAACACGTCGGTCGAAAACCTGGAGTATGAGATCGCGGGAGTGTTACGTCGCTTCACCCGCACCGGCGGAGCCCCGCGTATCGGCTTCCTGCGCGGTCACGGCGAATTGGACAACAAGCATATTTCCGACGCAGCGCGCGCGTTGAACGAATATTACAATGTAGATACCGTCTTCATTGGTGGTCGACTCGACGCCCTGAAGGACCACCGGTTGCTGATCATCGCCAAGCCAACGCTGTCGTTTGACGAGAAGGACAAGTTCGTCATCGATCAGTTCATCATGCGAGGCGGACGGGTGTTATGGCTGATCGATCGCATGCAGGCGGAGATGGACAGCCTTGGCCAGACCGGCACGACTGTGGCAATCCCGTACGAGCTTAACCTCGACGACCAGCTATTCCGCTACGGAGCTCGCGTCAATACCGATCTGGTCATGGACCTTCAGGCGGCACCCATCCCGGTGGTGACCGGGTAA